The genomic stretch acaggtgctcttttattaaattatatttatctagTTTATGTGCATGCTTCCGTGTTTACTGCATtgctgctttgcgcattcacattctctcctctgctctgcttcgcgacacacacccacacacacacacacacacacaccacacacacgtgcgcacaaacgtgcgcacacacctacagtcagtcagacataGAGCGgagcaaaggagaggagagaactaaaagcAGGGATGCTATCGGGGCTCTCGCTTGTTCCgggcaaaagcgaccaaaagctACTTGACTCCGTTCAAATGATGCTAGCagtccctgtactttccttctccgttcttCTAAGCCCAAAACCAGAAAACCAGCCATGACTTGACCTGTAGTGCCTCTtcacgttgtattctttcatcacggaaatacatttgttgcacgataaacacaccagtttattacttgttgcagctggcaaagtaaataaatatttttcagtccattcgctctggaattggcgattttcagaatcaacttgACGTTTCTTCGGCTTGGAGAtacatcttgaagcgtgttgttagcttgcctAGCTAAAGTAAGtgagtgactttctctgtggcccgccaaccTAGTGTGCAACCTGAGCTTGACTGATCCGAAAAatggaaactcaagctgctgctacactttatttcatttttctaagattaagcactttattttaaggtgcacaatttttcaaaatctattttatttattttctcttttatttttaaatgcagcccgagaagaacactatacatatctacagtattatatatatctgtatagttcaatgttaagtgacaataaatattgtctaaatgtgtttaaattgtactttctttattagatttgacagtcagttgttgatgacatgcagacattgatacagctactaggactacttcaatatatctcacactaattcatcgGCAAACATTgagactctgaatacagacagatgagcgGCGAGAGGtgcgtgacagacggaaagacaagttagcgatacagagagagaagacggagacagggagagaaacacagacgaagagacgagtgagcggcagacagggagagaaaaataactactcatggcgctctccaagaagagagaagtcaacagagctttcaacccagaatggactcattcatgttcatccttcccactgggagcacaaaaccagtgtctcatatgctcagagaccgtggtgctcattaaaagtggtgatgtgaaacgccactatgagacaaagcacaatgtttttgaccaaacaaacccactcaagtctggtaacaggccacctgtcagcatcatcagccacagagagcagtttaacccaggatgtgctagcctgggttaaactgttcaattgttaagatgtgttgagactgatttattctaacattggttgagagttaaatcaagatgtgaaacagttaaagaaaacgggaaactcaagctgctgctacactttattttatttttctaagattaagcactttattttaaggtgcacaatttttcaaaatctattttatttattttctcttttatttttaaatgcagcccgagaagaacattatacatatctacagtattatatatatctgtatagttcaatgttaagtgacaataaatattgtctaaatgtgtttaaattgtactttctttattagatttgacagtcagttgttgatgacgtgcagacgttgatacagctactaggctacttcaatatatctcacactaattcataacgcaagttagacattatgatgctccggacctttgctggcggaaattttctctaactggacctcttagaaatTTAATTGAATACCCCTGGCCTAGAGAGGAACTTCAGCCACAGGGCAAATAATGGCCAGTTTCCATTTCTAAGCGACTGCATGGCATCAACTGCACGATCAGTGCAAGTTCATTGAGAATTTGCAGACTTCTGGAAATTGTCCACCCTAAATTAAATTTCCCATCTGGCTGAGTAGAGAGTTAGTGTTGCTAGACTGGCAGTGGTTCCGTCCAAATCATGGGTAAAATATGTcggaaaaaacacattacagtaacagAAATCCAACATATTATTAGCAAAGATCAAAACCCAGCCCATTTATTGACCCCAACATTAATGATAGTCTAACTGTTACAGATGAATCCTTATGCAATCACGAGCTAGCTAAGCTATGCTAAATCACTGCGCAGCACCTGTCCATTACTGCAAACTAGTTATCTACGTCtacgtattattattttaatagtctAGTATTGTATGCACCATAAAGCTATTTGTAATCATGTACACATTCTTTGCCACCCTACACATTCTTGTATGCCAGTATTCCTCTGTAGTTTGGCACTAATTATAAGGAGGGAAACATGCAATGGTTAAAGGAGGCGAGAGAGTTACCAACTGGAATGAAATAGCCTAGAAATTAGTGAAATGGGTAAAGAATAACTGCCCTTGTAAAGTAGCATGGGAATAAtctacacaaaacaaaataaatgagaatATATTTAGTTGACCAATACCTAAAGATGCACCTAACATTGTGATCTGAAACTGCCATATTAAACATATGATTTATAACAACTATATTTTGAGGTCCCCATTGATTTAATTTGCCTCATTGATATTAATGTATTACGCTATGCAAATCATCCTTTGGCTGAAGGTATGCACTGATGGGGATTGCTTTCAAAAATCCTAAATAAGGTTGGAAAATGGATAAATAATTTAATCAGATTTAATCTATGGTAAAGCACATCAGTTATTTTAGAAAGAAATCCATGCACACTATTAATAGCAGTTATTACTTGTAATGGGGAACAGGCTcatcttttattattaaataaaacagtgcAATGAGTCACCTGACATATCTGAGcccatgtatttatgtatgaaGTACAGAGATAAAGAGGTCAAGAGAAATGTAACAATGCAGTGACAAGAAAACATCTAGCTGATCAacaaaatatagaaacaataaacacaaaatcaGTTTAGCAAATGTCTTATTGTAGGAGTTTCTTTCTTGCATCGTAAAGAGGAGGTATAACTTAAGTAGtgtgaatattttaaaaatcatttGTAAGTTTGAGCTTGTTTAAACTTTTTGAAAAGGTTAACAAGCTGATGTTTAGAAGGATTTGTTTACCGTGTtgaccatcttagtttagcatgtttgcCAATCAGCGCTATACAccaagtacagctgaggctcatggaaatattattagtattactgGTATTGGACTAAATTCAATtggacctgatgatggcactgaGTAAAACCTTGAGGAATTTCCAAAGTTTCTAGCCTACAATTCATCACGTGGGGAACATGCGATATTGCCTAATTTTATGGCAATACATCCAATAGTTTTTAAGACATGTCACTCAAAACCACTATTGACAATTTCATGATGGCAGTAGAAGAAGAGTCAGCAGAATTAATTaactggggaccatgaatgtgcATACATTATATACGTAACACATTTCATAGATATTCAGGCAGGTAGGACATTTTCCCTAAAACCAAAAGGATATTACACTGCACTCTGTAGGAACAGCAATGCTTACCTGGCCGCCCGGGGTGTGACCACCGCAACATTGTTAAACACAGCAATCAGTAGGTCACTCATTTCACATTGCAAAGGTGTAATGATTAATAACAATACCGGTGAGTACCAGATCAGATATGGCAAACAACATGGACATAAAGCCTATCTAACCTAACCTTCAGGGAGTATTTAATCTTAACTGTGCAAACTATTAAGTAAATATGTACTTTGTATTCAATCCTTAATGTAGTTACAGGCTATTGTGAAGCCAGTTCTGCAGTAGTACGAAAAGGTTTTTGTGTTCATTATTTGAAAGTAAGAAGACTGAAAAACTCACTTAAGATGTTACAGTTACACTGTTGTACTTTTCAAGCCACTCTACCTCATACGCAAAGCTTTATAATTCTTTGGGGCCCATATTAGGCGGGTCACTTTTATGTCACTGTTGTTTATTATATGCGGGTCCCAGCAGTACTCAGGGGAGAGCAACCTGCTTGGTTTGTGAAGCCAAAAGTACTTGTTTAGATGACTTTCATCATGCCACAGAGCCTCCACATTGTTTAGTTTGTCCTCCATGATACTCGAATAGCAGTAATCTGTTAAATTCTTCACATTTTCCGACAAGCCTCCAAAGATAGCAGCATGGTAGTAGTAATCTCCGGCTTGCATGAAGGCTTTGGATTTGGGGTTTCTGTCATAGGTGAACGTATTATTTGGTAGCTTGTAAAACCACGCGTGTAGCAAAGCCACAGAATCCCCCAGAGCCTCTGAGCCAAATCTTCCCTTAAACTCCTGATCCACATCGAAGCAGAAGACATACCTGCAGTGGTGACGAATCTCTGATTCTATGGCATCTGATATAGTTTTCATGCGCATCATAGAGATGTCCTGCCACCTGCCGTGCTTTTCCACTTTGATAACCTTCAAGTTTCGGTTAGGAGCAAGCTTGATGTTTGTTACATTCTCTGGTAGATCCGTGAACACATAATATGTCACTTGTAATCCCAACATAAGATGTTTTTCTGCAGAGGTAAGGAAGGTCTTGAGGTAGGCATCGAGGTACCTTGGGTAGAGACGGAGAGAACAACAAAAATAACTGCTGTTGCTCCAAACTCATTatgatgagaaaaacaaaataaatgaccatactatttatgtatttgatttgattatttgaGTAAGCTATCATATGCGTTCACATTTGCTGACCTTTTTAGTCTGTTATAATGCATGTGAACACAACTGAAGGGAGACTGAAGTCAACAGTTAAAAGCAAGCATCCCTCCTCTACTACCATCCTAGGAAAAGTGTTGAACGTTAATCTCTCATACTGCTCCACAGTTTGCTATTCTGTGGAATACTCCAGCCTAATTGTAACTTGTTCAGCTGGATTCTGGGTTTCTTGATGTGTTCTGGACGTGGAAAAAGCCCTCATAGTGCTAAATCTTAAGGTAACGTGCTACCAGGTTCAGACTGAACTGCTAGTGGTGTTctctcagtgttttaatggagaAACAAACCTTCCCACAGCGAACACGGTGACAGCCACAGAGGTCTGGTTTTTGATGTACATTTGGTCGTAATGATTTGGGTCGAACATCCCCTCCCACATGATAGGAGCTTTCCAGGATGTGCGTGTGACGACCACTGGTCTGGCCCTGAAATGGACCATAATAATGTTTAACAGCCATATGAGGAGATGTGCATTGTTTTTACAATCATAAgcaagttattattatttttatttgtcatttagcagatattcttatccagagtgaactaactacagggacagtccccctggagaaactcagggttaagtgccttgtaAATCACACATCCTATGGTACAAATTGCCCACTGTGTCACTGTACTCAGGCAGTAGTAGTTACCGTATTTACTCTATAGCTCACTGGGTTGAACTCTCTCCGGCGGTCTGTCAAACAGGATGATTGGTGATGTCTTTTACTTGTATTCAGTGGCACACTTGAAAAACTCTTAAACACCTTAATGTTTTCATGGATAACAGAGTTTGTGTCACAAGGAATCTTAATAATGGTCTAATAAAAggataaaacaaaagcaaatctGATATCTACACATACAGCctgtttaaatataatatatgtatgtatacatacatacatacatacatacatactttacatgcatacatacatacatacatacatactgtacatgcatacatacatacatacatactgtacatgcatacatacatacatacatacatacatacatacaaattaTTATGTGTAAATTGAAATCAGCATTACTAAATTTGTATTCTGATTATTGCAATTATGCAAGTGAGGCATATCTTTTGTTGACATTCTTTTAAGTGTATTTCTCATGGAAAATGGgtgacatgttgtttttaaatatgtactTTAGataaatgtacttgtacttataAATGACATGTATTCAAAACTAAAGGGTCACATATCTTACCTAAAGTTAAGCGTGTTGATGATCGGTGTGGATACTCTGAAACTGGCCATGGGCAGGTTGAGAGCAGAGGGAAGGCTTGTTAAATACCTAATATTGAAAAAGGACCTTCATGAGACTGGAATTAAATCATTTTGAAGTGACTCTTTTACAAAAATCCACGTCCTCTTATAAGTCTAGAAGAGCAATAATGATGAATTTGGTACTCACCTTGAATAAAAGCATGTGAAGCCGACAACGAGCAACACAAGACAGCAGAAGATTCCAGCCCTCCTTACCTTGAGCCCACTGAAACGAtgcaaaagcaaacaaacaaataaaaagaacactGCAAGTCaaacttaatataatatatggcTATAAACAACATACAGGGTGCGATGTTATAGGCTACTGAGCATGCAGAGACATGACCAAGCGGCATCTTACCTCAGGTAAGGTTTTTCAgtctatatttacatatactAGTATTGAATTACATCACCAGATAAAGGAAGAAAACCCTGGAGGATGAGAGACAGGATACCTCATTGCTGTGAAAAACTGCCTCTTCATTTTTTCATCAAACAAGCTCTTGCAGTTGGTGAGGGAATCTGTTGTGCGGCACCTTGAAGAAAACATTATTCAGTTCACACAACAGAAGCCCACCAGTATTCTGTAACCGCTGTCACTTATGCAATATGATTTAGTGTGATAACATACACAAAAGAAACTCAAGTTGTTTGAGGTGCAGACAAAAACACCAGGGCTGTGTCCAAGATCACTTCCATTTCTTATCGGCCTACTCCCAACATAATTGAGAATCAACCGTCATAATCAATGTCATGTTGTGCCATTACTGACAGGTTTGCATGATTGTAATTATTATCGTATCGCATTGTGCGATTGTTAGCAAAAGGCAGTTTCCATATCATGGAGACGATTTAATTCCATTTTTAGAAGTTGTACAGCAATATATCATGCCAACATTTCAGAATTGTCAAACTCACATAAAAGGACAGAAAGTAAATATAGTACCTCACAGTAAATAGGGAGTGATTGTGGAAACAGCTAGAGATCATGATCATTTTCAATCTTAATAAGAGCAATTCTATGTATAACTATTTCTTTAATACTTATTTATTAATATCATgtaatatatatcttatattataatgtatttaaatattgattaaatatacacacatatcagCACATATAAGCACAAAATAACTGCATTAATCTTGTGGTATCAATAACAATAGTTTATATCTGTGTCATAAACGC from Cottoperca gobio chromosome 3, fCotGob3.1, whole genome shotgun sequence encodes the following:
- the LOC115004723 gene encoding N-acetyllactosaminide alpha-1,3-galactosyltransferase-like, producing MKRQFFTAMSGLKVRRAGIFCCLVLLVVGFTCFYSRYLTSLPSALNLPMASFRVSTPIINTLNFRARPVVVTRTSWKAPIMWEGMFDPNHYDQMYIKNQTSVAVTVFAVGRYLDAYLKTFLTSAEKHLMLGLQVTYYVFTDLPENVTNIKLAPNRNLKVIKVEKHGRWQDISMMRMKTISDAIESEIRHHCRYVFCFDVDQEFKGRFGSEALGDSVALLHAWFYKLPNNTFTYDRNPKSKAFMQAGDYYYHAAIFGGLSENVKNLTDYCYSSIMEDKLNNVEALWHDESHLNKYFWLHKPSRLLSPEYCWDPHIINNSDIKVTRLIWAPKNYKALRMR